The Primulina huaijiensis isolate GDHJ02 chromosome 17, ASM1229523v2, whole genome shotgun sequence genome window below encodes:
- the LOC140963579 gene encoding probable flavin-containing monooxygenase 1 codes for MENPSKIAIIGGGISGIAAAKQLRKHNPVVFEATDCIGGVWKHCAFRTTKLQTPRCDYEFSDFPWAERDNSSFPSNIEILEYVHQYATHFDVLKFVEFNSKVVEIRFIGERRKSDEYGSLLSGKPVWEVGVQTSGSETIQWRTFECVVICAGKYGDIPMIPKFPQNKGPEVFKGKVLHTLDYCKMNQEETTQLLKGKKVVIFGYKKSAIDLAYECALENQGPEGQTCTMVIRTLRWTVPHYSVWGLPFSMFYSTRAAQFLHERPNQGFFRSLVCTALSPVRKIVSKIIESYLTWILPLEKYGLKPDHPFEEDYASCQMPILPENFFVEADKGKIDFKRTSKWGFWEGGVELDDGSKLEADVVVLATGFDGKQKLYAMIPDPFRSLLELPSGMMPLYKGTINPFIPSMPFVGIIESVSNLHTAEIRCKWLSRLVDNKFKLPSVEKMLLDTMEEIDIMKRTTRFYKRNCISTFSINHTDEICEEMGWKAWRKSNWIAEAFSPYNSQDYAEKEE; via the exons ATGGAAAATCCATCTAAGATCGCAATTATCGGAGGCGGCATCAGCGGCATCGCCGCAGCGAAGCAGCTCCGGAAGCACAACCCGGTGGTGTTCGAAGCCACCGACTGCATCGGTGGGGTTTGGAAGCACTGCGCTTTCCGTACCACCAAGCTGCAGACTCCTCGGTGTGACTACGAGTTCTCGGATTTCCCGTGGGCTGAAAGGGATAACTCCAGTTTCCCTTCTAATATAGAGATATTGGAGTATGTGCATCAATATGCAACGCATTTTGATGTGCTGAAGTTCGTGGAATTCAACTCCAAGGTGGTCGAGATTCGGTTCATCGGCGAGCGCCGGAAATCCGATGAATACGGGAGTTTACTGTCCGGCAAGCCGGTTTGGGAAGTCGGAGTCCAAACAAGCGGATCGGAGACAATTCAG TGGCGTACGTTCGAGTGTGTGGTGATATGCGCCGGGAAATATGGCGATATCCCAATGATACCGAAATTCCCACAAAACAAAGGACCTGAGGTATTCAAAGGGAAAGTTCTGCACACTCTTGATTACTGCAAGATGAACCAAGAGGAAACAACTCAATTGCTTAAAGGGAAGAAGGTGGTAATATTTGGATACAAGAAATCTGCCATTGATTTGGCATATGAATGTGCTCTAGAGAATCAAG GACCAGAAGGCCAAACTTGTACCATGGTTATAAGGACTCTGCGTTGGACAGTTCCCCATTATTCAGTATGGGGTTTGCCATTTTCCATGTTCTATTCCACAAGGGCTGCACAATTCCTTCATGAAAGACCCAATCAAGGATTCTTTAGGTCCCTTGTTTGCACCGCACTCTCTCCTGTG AGAAAAATTGTGTCAAAGATTATTGAATCATACTTGACATGGATTCTTCCGTTAGAGAAATATGGACTGAAGCCCGATCATCCTTTCGAGGAAGATTACGCGTCGTGCCAAATGCCTATCTTGCCTGAAAATTTCTTCGTTGAGGCAGACAAAGGGAAGATTGACTTCAAAAGAACTTCAAAGTGGGGTTTTTGGGAAGGAGGGGTCGAGCTCGACGATGGAAGCAAACTGGAGGCGGACGTCGTGGTTCTTGCAACAGGTTTCGATGGAAAGCAGAAGCTTTACGCCATGATCCCTGATCCATTCCGAAGTTTACTCGAGTTACCTTCCGGCATGATGCCCTTATACAA AGGAACGATCAATCCGTTTATCCCCAGCATGCCGTTTGTCGGCATCATCGAGAGCGTCTCCAATCTTCACACGGCCGAGATACGCTGCAAATGGCTGTCGAGGCTCGTGGACAACAAATTCAAACTCCCGAGTGTCGAAAAAATGCTCTTGGACACGATGGAGGAGATAGATATCATGAAGAGGACTACTCGATTCTACAAGAGAAACTGCATTTCTACTTTCAGCATCAATCATACAGATGAGATTTGTGAAGAAATGGGATGGAAAGCATGGAGGAAGAGCAACTGGATTGCTGAGGCTTTTAGCCCTTATAACAGCCAAGATTACGCAGAAAAGGAAGAATGA
- the LOC140962399 gene encoding uncharacterized protein isoform X2 gives MDGVSKNRHNDLQECQNIQGMLYNQMDTVSKQQHNDVQGMTLKNKNVGKTHFQLQDETNTQPLILIDNHTTRNSKERDCQNIQGASRNQIDQASNKKDIGLQGLTSTTTFNNTPHVENDFMDEEFEQDVDSESESLDAEKKTRGPTFMKEIWGRPSTLPRIKIRCDDMGRPIGSRKINLLIFWVLWQERVNFVRLTWKIGIKCPKIVRKNARCHKGKARPSSWNRKLDATFNSKKIEKLEVRTKKEAL, from the exons ATGGATGGAGTTTCAAAGAACCGACACAATGATTTACAAg AATGTCAAAACATACAAGGTATGCTATATAACCAAATGGATACAGTTTCAAAGCAGCAACACAATGATGTACAAG GAATGactcttaaaaataaaaatgttggaAAAACTCATTTTCAACTTCAAGATGAGACAAATACTCAACCACTGATTTTGATTGACAATCACACAACTCGAAATTCAAAAGAAAGAG ATTGTCAAAACATACAAGGTGCATCAAGAAACCAAATAGATCAAGcttcaaataaaaaagatattgGATTACAAG GTTTGACTTCTACAACCACATTCAACAATACCCCAcatgttgaaaatgattttatggaCGAAGAATTTGAGCAAG ATGTAGATAGCGAAAGTGAATCTCTTGACGCTGAGAAGAAAACTAGAGGCCCTACATTTATGAAAGAAATTTGGGGTAGACCTAGTACGCTGCCACGTATTAAGATTCGATGTGATGATATGGGACGTCCTATTggatcaagaaaaataaatttactgaTTTTTTGGGtactttggcaagaaagggtaAATTTTGTCCGATTGACGTGGAAGATTGGCATAAAATGCCCAAAGATAGTAAGAAAAAATGCTAGATGTCATAAAG GAAAAGCACGACCTTCCTCCTGGAACAGAAAGTTGGACGCTACGTTCAATAgcaaaaaaattgagaaactGGAAGTCAGAACTAAAAAAGAAGCATTATGA
- the LOC140962399 gene encoding uncharacterized protein isoform X3, whose product MLYNQMDTVSKQQHNDVQGMTLKNKNVGKTHFQLQDETNTQPLILIDNHTTRNSKERVYHTRELENVVTSGKDCQNIQGASRNQIDQASNKKDIGLQGLTSTTTFNNTPHVENDFMDEEFEQDVDSESESLDAEKKTRGPTFMKEIWGRPSTLPRIKIRCDDMGRPIGSRKINLLIFWVLWQERVNFVRLTWKIGIKCPKIVRKNARCHKGKARPSSWNRKLDATFNSKKIEKLEVRTKKEAL is encoded by the exons ATGCTATATAACCAAATGGATACAGTTTCAAAGCAGCAACACAATGATGTACAAG GAATGactcttaaaaataaaaatgttggaAAAACTCATTTTCAACTTCAAGATGAGACAAATACTCAACCACTGATTTTGATTGACAATCACACAACTCGAAATTCAAAAGAAAGAG tctATCATACAAGAGAACTTGAGAACGTGGTAACTAGTGGAAAAG ATTGTCAAAACATACAAGGTGCATCAAGAAACCAAATAGATCAAGcttcaaataaaaaagatattgGATTACAAG GTTTGACTTCTACAACCACATTCAACAATACCCCAcatgttgaaaatgattttatggaCGAAGAATTTGAGCAAG ATGTAGATAGCGAAAGTGAATCTCTTGACGCTGAGAAGAAAACTAGAGGCCCTACATTTATGAAAGAAATTTGGGGTAGACCTAGTACGCTGCCACGTATTAAGATTCGATGTGATGATATGGGACGTCCTATTggatcaagaaaaataaatttactgaTTTTTTGGGtactttggcaagaaagggtaAATTTTGTCCGATTGACGTGGAAGATTGGCATAAAATGCCCAAAGATAGTAAGAAAAAATGCTAGATGTCATAAAG GAAAAGCACGACCTTCCTCCTGGAACAGAAAGTTGGACGCTACGTTCAATAgcaaaaaaattgagaaactGGAAGTCAGAACTAAAAAAGAAGCATTATGA
- the LOC140962399 gene encoding uncharacterized protein isoform X1, which translates to MDGVSKNRHNDLQECQNIQGMLYNQMDTVSKQQHNDVQGMTLKNKNVGKTHFQLQDETNTQPLILIDNHTTRNSKERVYHTRELENVVTSGKDCQNIQGASRNQIDQASNKKDIGLQGLTSTTTFNNTPHVENDFMDEEFEQDVDSESESLDAEKKTRGPTFMKEIWGRPSTLPRIKIRCDDMGRPIGSRKINLLIFWVLWQERVNFVRLTWKIGIKCPKIVRKNARCHKGKARPSSWNRKLDATFNSKKIEKLEVRTKKEAL; encoded by the exons ATGGATGGAGTTTCAAAGAACCGACACAATGATTTACAAg AATGTCAAAACATACAAGGTATGCTATATAACCAAATGGATACAGTTTCAAAGCAGCAACACAATGATGTACAAG GAATGactcttaaaaataaaaatgttggaAAAACTCATTTTCAACTTCAAGATGAGACAAATACTCAACCACTGATTTTGATTGACAATCACACAACTCGAAATTCAAAAGAAAGAG tctATCATACAAGAGAACTTGAGAACGTGGTAACTAGTGGAAAAG ATTGTCAAAACATACAAGGTGCATCAAGAAACCAAATAGATCAAGcttcaaataaaaaagatattgGATTACAAG GTTTGACTTCTACAACCACATTCAACAATACCCCAcatgttgaaaatgattttatggaCGAAGAATTTGAGCAAG ATGTAGATAGCGAAAGTGAATCTCTTGACGCTGAGAAGAAAACTAGAGGCCCTACATTTATGAAAGAAATTTGGGGTAGACCTAGTACGCTGCCACGTATTAAGATTCGATGTGATGATATGGGACGTCCTATTggatcaagaaaaataaatttactgaTTTTTTGGGtactttggcaagaaagggtaAATTTTGTCCGATTGACGTGGAAGATTGGCATAAAATGCCCAAAGATAGTAAGAAAAAATGCTAGATGTCATAAAG GAAAAGCACGACCTTCCTCCTGGAACAGAAAGTTGGACGCTACGTTCAATAgcaaaaaaattgagaaactGGAAGTCAGAACTAAAAAAGAAGCATTATGA